Genomic DNA from Theobroma cacao cultivar B97-61/B2 chromosome 3, Criollo_cocoa_genome_V2, whole genome shotgun sequence:
TACTTATTATCACAACTGCATGTGCTTTTGGGGCGGCGTGCTGCAAAGCAAGGTTCTTCCCGTGcatgtatataaatatgagCAGCTTTGCATCGAGATCATACCTCAACCAGGGACCAAAGGTGGAATAAGGAGATAGAAAAGCAATGGCAGAAGAGAGTATTGTCTCTGACAAAATGAAGCTCCTCCTGGCATTGCTTGCACTGCATTCCTGTTTTGCAGGATTCCACATTGTCTCCAGGGTTGCACTAAACATTGGTGTCAGCAAAGTAGTTTACCCAGTATACAGGAACATCATTGCCTTGCTTTTGTTGAGTCCTTTTGCTTATTTCTTGGAAAAGTGAGTCCTTATTCACTTTTGGAAGAGAAAACAGTTAAAAAGTCATTATTTTTAGTCTTATTTTTCCTGTATTAATTTGAAGAATAGAAGAACGGCTTagtcttcttttttgttggaCTGGTTGACAATGACATTCTAGtatttttaatgtttgttAATTGATTTCAGGAAGGATAGACCACCCCTTACTTTTCCTTTGCTGGTTCAGTTCTTCCTTCTAGCATCACTGGGGTAAGACGAAACATGAGCTACCAAGAGCTGTCaatataaatttctttttccttttgcaatgagcttatattttctttgtttcgcATGCAGAGTTACTGCAAACCAGGGATTTTACCTTTTGGGTTTGTATTATGCATCTCCAACTTTTGCTTCCGCAATGCAAAACTCAGTTCCTGCAATCACCTTTGTTATGGCTTCTGCTCTAAGGTAACCGATGTCATAAACAATGGTCATGCTTTCCCAAAGAAGGTTTTTTCTCTTGATCACCTCATCACCCAACGTACTCTTATGCAGACTTGAGCAAATCAATATTGCAAAAAGAGATGGATTGGCAAAAGTGTTGGGAACTATCGCAAGTGTAGGAGGTGCCACTATAATTACTCTCTACAAAGGCCCCCTTCTATTGCACCAATCAAATACAACACAAGGGCATTCCATGGAAGAATATATGTCCTCAAAGAACATGCAGAACTGGACTTGGGGATGTATCTACCTCCTTGGACATTGCTTATCATGGGCTGGTTGGTAGGTTTTTCAGGTTAGCCCCTACTTCTCTGAACCACATATATATTTgcttctttatatatatataaacacataAAATAGTTTGAAGTTTGTATAATTAGTGGTGTTTTTTTGGGTAATTAAACTTCTACATGgtgttttctttcttgttttgtgCCTAAGGTGTAACATGAAAACTTTCGCAGGCTCCTGTATTGAAGAAGTATCCAGCTAAACTCACACTCACTTCATTTACATGCTTCTTTGGACTGACCCAGTTCCTGGTCATAGCAGCATTTGTGGAAACAGACTTCCATCACTGGAAAATCCAATCAAAAGAAGAGCTTTTCACTATCCTATATGCTGTAATACCTTCTGTTTCATTGTTAAAAGATTTTCACTTTTTTggtattcaaaattttgtagTGGATGTAAATGGTTTTGTTTCACATAATGTTGATCATGTAAACTTTTTCCAGGGAGTTGTGGCATCTGGTATTGTGTTTTCTCTTCAGACATGGTGCATTTACAAAGGAGGCCCTGTCATTGTAGCCATCTTCCAGCCCTTGCTATCATGGCATTCATGATTCTTGGTGACCAATTATTCTCTGGAAGGTATGAAGAATTTCCACCAAAAAAGGGAACtaacaataattaatttaccAGTGAATTTTACCCACACGTACTAAACTTTTACTTCAGTTTTTGACTGCTCTCACCTTCTTTTTTGTCTTTGTAGCGTGATTGGTGCAGTTTTCATAATGGTAGGTCTTTATTTAGTACTGTGGGGCAAAACTGAGGAGAAAAATGTAGCCAAGGATGAAGATGCAGATACATTGAAGAAGCATCTACTTAATGATCCTGAAAGTAGAGATGTAGAAGAGGGTGCTGCTGAATCAAATACAGCTTGATGTATGTATAGATTGATTTACAGATCAGGGCTGTTCAGATACAGGCAAAGACTCCAAGATTAATGGCATATTAACTATAAGAGTCCTGCTGGTCAGAGATAAGAGCAGCATCTTATcatgtaattaatttaagaaggttctttttttctttcctaaaTTTGCTAAAATATTGTCAACCTAGGTTGGCTATAGCACGCAAAAATGTATCAATGAAAACCTATTCAATGGCTTTTATATTACTGCAGTTTAATTTGGTAGGTGAGCCAAATATGCTGGAGTCATTGGATGTAAGGCTTTATATGTTGTAAACTGCTACtaattcaataattaaatattctGTATAGTTTATGGAactcttgtttttcttttatgtaaaCTCATTTCCCCAGTGAGACCTATCATATGTTTGCTCCCATGGAAGGGGCTAGTTGTTAATCCATCCAAGTCTGAGGCTCACACTTATTCACGGAAGATGTTTTTCACAGATATGTTGACAAACCAACTAGAATGACCAGAATCCAAGTCTAGAATCACAATTTAGTATGTGGTAAGATATTCATTTTCATACAATTTCCTGGAGGAAGGGAGGAGAAAATGTCTAGGAAATATATACCTAGAAAATTTCCCTTAAAAGGGTGTCCTATGGTACTAACCAAGTATCCTTAATAGCCCTAGACATCCCTAAATTTTCTGGCAATCTGGCATATTCAAGGAAAAGGGGAAAGAAGTTCGCATATGTTCTCACCTTCCAAGTCACTAGCTTCTTGATCAAGCCCATGGAAGCATTGCAATTGCCTTGGAACAGTAAACACTATCTATAAAGCAATTACTGCACATACTATGGCCAGATCCCTATTTGTTCTTTTCCTCGGGGTATGACTGCCAAAAAGGCAAGGAAACTAATGACAAAAGGGAATCCTACAGCCCAACATCACCTATCTTCAACTCTCATGTGTAAAATAATATAAGTTGTTGTCCTTCAtgaaacaacaagaaaaagcaCTGTGCTTGCATGAGGCAAAGGAGGTAAAAAGAACACCCAAAGAATTCCCTGGTTGAAACTAATTTGAGAATCAGCTGAGGTGGGTTATGAATGATCATTTTGAGAATCAAAACATTCTTGAAAACAAGAACGAACTAAATTGATCAACTATTTCACAGATCAGACTTGTTCTTACTTTAACTTTTTATACATGTGTTTCAACCCAAAGGGGAGAAGTCCTACATTAGTGGTTGACATTACAGAAAAATTTGTCTAAACAAACCTGATTTGAGCTTCATCTACTTACTCCAAATAGCGCACTTCAATGTGATAAAAGCTAATTGAACCATGGCAACTggtattttaactaaaacatGTTGCAACTAAGTCAATGCCATAGCATTCATTTCTCAATATATAGAAGTGCTTAAATGGTGCATGCTGCATGGCTGATGTTTCATTGTTCACCGAGTCTCATAAATGATCATtcataaaaaaactaaaggtGACagtaagaataaaaattatcaGTCTGAAATCAACGGAACATATGAAGACAAGCAAAACTTGCAGAAAGAGCGACCATAAAATATCATTGTCGAAAGCAAATATTTGGCAGAAGATTGCCAATTCAAAATTCTTAAACATAGtcataaagaaacaaaaccacTAATTCAGATAACACACAAATGTAAAAGATTACTAGCAAGACACACTTCATCTCCAGTGCACAAAACTACCTCACATTAACAATATCATCAATcttcaaaatcatcctcacacacTCTGTTGCAAGAGTAATTGCGCTTGTGCTTACAAGCAGTGGCTGCACCACATTCTCCTCCAAGATATTAGTAATCTGTCCCTTCCTCACATTGATCCCAGCATTGATCTCCCCTTGAGCATGCCGATTCCTAAGCTCAGTCACAATAGCAATCGGGTTCAACCCCGCATTCTCAGCCAATGTGTAAGGAATAACTTCAAGTGCCTCAGCAAATGACCTGACACAGTAACCCTCCATCCCGTGCAACACCTTAGACCAAGCACCAAGCTGCCTTGACAACTCAATCTCCGGAGCACCACCACCAGCAATCAAAAACCTCTTATTCACCAAACACCTAACCACACACAAGGCATCATGTAAACTCCTCTCAGCTTCATCAATAACCAACTGGTTCGAACCCCGAACTAAAACAGTAGTAGTCCTTCCCATATTCTTAATCTCAGTAACCTTCACAATCTTCCCATCCCCAAGTGAAACCTCCTCAACAAGATCTGCATGCCCCAACTTCTCGGCCCGAAAATGCTCAATATTGGAAATAGGCAAACAATTCAAAGTCTTGGTAATAAACTCAATCTCATCCCTCTCAACATCCTTAACAACCATAATCTTTGCTTTGGCCAAATAATGCAATGACAAATCCGTAACTGCATCCCTCAAAATACTCTTTTGAATCAACAAAACATTACAACCCGTTGCCttaatcttcttaatcatacCCAAAATATAATTCCTTTCCTCTTTCAATATCCTATCCATTTGAGTATAATCCGAAACTACAATACTCTGTTCTATATCAGTTTTGGGTGGGGAAATCTGAAACTGAATTACCGCGATTTTTGCGTTCTCCATTCTAGTTGGTCCTCCAGCAGCATGGCTCGCTTTCTTATCGAAAACCAACCCTTTCACTAACTCCGTATCGTCCACGGTCCCGCCAAGCTTTTTCACAATCTTGATGTCTCTTAAATCAACCAAATCCGGTTTTTCTGGATCAACCACGGAGAGAACAGAATCAACGGCTAGCGGCGCGAGAAGAGTTGAGTACTGGCTAACAACCTTGCTGTTCAACGAAGTGCTGGCAGATTTGTTTAAGGATTCGCGGTCAGAGAGCTCGAGAGGGACGGCCATGGCGGTGAGGACATCGACGGCTTTAATCGAAGCCTTGTGGAGAGAATCGGAGATAACAGTGGGGTGGATCCCGTGGGAGAGAAGGGAGAGGCATTGTTTAAGGAGAGCACCGGCGATGACGACGACGGTGGTGGTGCCGTCACCGGCGGCGGCGTCTTGGGATTTTGAGAGGTCGACGAGCATTTTAGCTGCGGGTTGGAGGACTTCCATTTTGTTTAAGATGGTGGCTCCGTCGTTGGTTATAATGACTTCGCCGTTGGCGGTTGAGATCATTTTGTCCATACCTTTGGGTCCTAAGCTGGTTCGGACGGCGTCGGCCACGGCTCGTGCCGCGTTGATGTTGGCTTGGCGGATGTCTTCCTTACGCTTGTTGTCCACATAGGACTCCGTCTTGGAAGAGCGCGGCTGGGCTGCTGTTACGGCTGCCATTTCTGGTTTCTTCGAGGGAGGAAATGATTCAGTGGATCGGAGGAGTAGGGGAAAACCCTAGAGAAAACACAGAGAGGGAAAAGCCGAGAGAGGGTTCCGGAAGAGAGTTGAGTGAGAGTGGGAAAATGGGGGCTTGCTTTTGGGGATTTGATTTTTGGGTTTGGAGGGGGTGTTTGCTTGGTCGCAGTATTGGTTTAGAGTTACTGGGTGTTTCGAGGACTTTCTAAGCGTTATCCAAACGAAGCCTTGGTTTAGGGTTTTAGTTTGCCAAAATTTTGTTAAGGTTTCgtttaatgtcatttttactcgttgttttttacattttaaaggtaaattattagtaattaagtaaatgataaaagataaatacttaatttaattaattaaaataaaatattaactttaatagtaattaattattttagaattattatatatatcaattacaaaatttttaaaccttACTAGGAGTAGCTTTAGAATATTGTCACATATCTAttaatttatgataataatttatcTATAatctatataatatatataagtaCTAATATTAATAAAGCTTTTGATTCATTAAAATGGtctaatttattaattatatttgtaaattatcattttaaatgtttttattatcattacaTTTATTACCACATGTATGTTACGGGGTGAAATTTAAGCTTCATAttataaatcttaaattttaaaaataaaatttaaataaatttataaattatgaactcaattttttatttaaaaatatacttaataattattaaaaaatttatatttatatatttaaaattatcttatttcttattaataTGAGATTCGTGATATATTATGcgtgaatttttttatttttaaataataattatatataaaatataaataatttaaaaatataaaagtaattattgttataattgaaaggtaaatatatagaataataatattgggtaaattttattaatatttataataaggAAAGTCATTTGATATGGTTGaaatttttacatatttaCAAATTCGACAAATTTATTAgtgttaatatttaatattaaataaacagatatgatatttttgttcaataaAAATCATACATATAAttggattatatatatatttgcagataaatattattaattttataattaagagtatttaaaataataatttaaaaatgttattttCTCTTAATCTCTAACAAATTGCTTGGGATAATTTCATCATTAGAAATcactaattttatttttttgattaatgCTTTTTATAGTAATctctaatttattttatttaattaatgcttttaaatactaaaattgaaaaaaaaaatgtacaagaaatataaaaaaatataaggtGTTTGTTAGCTAACAATCAACACCAGGAGTCGGGTGCAGCCGCAGAATACAGCCCCCAACTCCAAGCCAGGCCTCACATATTCATCTTTTCGAGAAACAAAAACCCCCTAAAACCCTCTTCACCAAAAACCCTTACAACCTCTTCAAATGTAACCAAATCCCTGTGGAAAGATTGAAACCGATGAGTCCCTGAAAAAAGGAGTGAAAACACAAAATGCCCTGTTACGCAGCCATATTTCAGGGCTATCTCAGGACAACCGCCATGTCTCTGAGACCCAATTCCCTCCAACTCAACAACACCCCTAAAACCCTTTTAAAGCCTTGTTTCTTCTCCTTTCTGTCCAGGAAACCCCCTGCTTCTTTCAGGCGTTTGCATTTGAGGCATGGCCTCGTCACGTGCTCTGGGTATCGGGCTGCTACTGCTTCTTCCCGGACTCCTGGCTTGGATTGGAGGAACATTGCCTTGCCTTCTTTGCAGCAGCAGCAAAGCTCTAATTACGGTCGCTATGCTTACCAGGATGTTTCCAGTGATGACTCGGACCATGAATTCGGTTCTACACAGTCTCAAATGGTTGGTTTTTAGATAGCCTTTTGTTaaattttggtaaattttcgtttttttttttctgtaatTAAGCTAGTGGAGGGAGATGGGTTTCTGATACCTTTTCATCATTTCACGGGGCGTTGGTTTTTGCAATTGAAAAAGGATGACTTTTCAGTTGCTTATTGAGtcaatttttggttttatgaATATGCTTTTTGTTCCATTTTGATAATTTGAATTGGACTTTAGTTTTGAATAGTTGGTTTACTAACTTGGAACTGCTTTCGTTGCTTCTCAATGTGACTAGTGAGTTTGTCTTGAACTTAGCTGCGAATGGGAAATATTGTCTCAAAATGCCAACTTAGCTAAGCACATTACCGAACCTTTTTagtcaattttaattttcaagcaTGAATTTGTTGGTCTGCAATGTgaaatttcaccttaattgtcaatttattttttggaatTAGATATTACAATTTTTGGTTAGGTTTTAATAATAGGTCTGATGCCTTAATTAAATATGGTGGATAGATGTTAATAATTAGCTGAAAATTGTAGTTTTAAGAGACTGGTATTGGAAATTTTGTGAGCTTTGAACCTTGCTGTCCTGGGTCTTTGATGGGTTAATCTTTTATTTCGTATTAGTTTTAATACTCTTCTCAGTTATCACCTAATTGGTCATTAAAATATCAATGTGATTTacattttaaaagtttaatttcccATTCTAGATATTGCTCCACTTTAACTTTTGCCCTCTGACTATCTGTCTCACCCATATCCGACTTCATATTTGTAACTGTGTATTATTTGTAGATGATGTGGTATTGGCAAACTAGCTAAGATTAGGAAGTTATAAGAGTCATGAGAATAGTTTGGTGGAAAGGTTTTGTATTGGTTAGGATTAATATAGAACACATAGGGTGTAACTATAATTAAATCTAGAGGCAGAGTTGAGAATAATCTAGAGTTAttgtttttgttatatttgacCCATTATCTGCAAGGAAGAAGACATTGAAGAGGATGCCAATGAAGCAGAGAAATTCAGTTTAGATTTTTTGTGAGTGGTTGTGACTATAGAGTGTCTACCACGCTGAATGCATGAAATCTTATGAAATAGTTGTAAGAGCAGTTGTGTTTGTATTGTGGCACTAAGTGGTCAGAAAACAACTTGTTCTTAAACAAGTTATGTGAATGAGAATTTGGAGATAGATTTATTACAGAGTAGATAGAACAACAAATGAATCCATTTGAAGAAGGGGAACACAATACCCAATAAAGATGGGTTATGGAAGTcaatttaaatgttttcatTATGTGCAACATAGTATAAGAATCTGGTGGTGCGGAAAAGTGAATTAGCACAAGTTGAAGGAAGAATAAGGTCAAAGATCAGCCAAAATCATATGATTGAAAAGACAGATTACGGTTCCACTTCTAAGCGCTTTGGGGTTTGTATGGCTAGTTTAATATCATGCCTTATCGAGCATTTTCTGCCTGTATTATGATTTTGTAAGTAGTACCATATGTGAtatagccaaaaaaaaaaaatcaaaatattgatcaatttatgtttttaaaaattcccCCTGAATTAGTCGGGTTGGGCTGCTATGTATTCTCTTTGTCAGATCACTAGATTTATATTGCTtcaaaattcaatatattaatatatcagACAGTGATCAAGAATTTAAGTCCCACACTGTGGCATTTTAAGATTAAGTTGTAAGTTTCTTTCTTCTACCTGTTAACGGTTCATTTTGGTTAGGCTGCTTCTACCCTTGATAATATTGATGAATGGAGATGGAAATTGACTATGCTTCTTCGCAACAAAGATGAGCAAGAGGTGGTGTCAAGGGAGAGAAAGGACAGGCGTGACTTTGAGCAACTTTCAGCTCTAGCAACCAGGATGGGTTTGCACAggtattttaaattctctcaTTGCATGCATGTTGtatctttttatttcatttttcccCTATTTTTCTATTGCCTGTTTTGAGTTCTGAAATATAATTTGTCTTGGCAGCTGTCAATATGCAAAAGTAGTTGTTTTTAGTAAACTTCCACTGCCAAATTATAGATCTGATCTGGATGATAAGCGGCCACAAAGAGAGGTACTTCTATTTAGTGCTTGCTCATTTTGTTTCCCTTGTCAATTTCATGTGCATGTGAACAAAGAATGGACTTGGTTCTACTTGAGCTCTTTAAATCTTTGCATGAAATGGGCAATTTCTGTTCAATACTAATCTAAGTCTCTGAATATTTCTTGACATTATTTAATGTTGTATCTTATTACCTATCATGCTCTTcgttaatgtttttattttattatcaggTGATCTTACCTTTTGGCCTGCAAAGAGATGTAGATCTTCACCTTAAAGCTTACCTTACTCGTAAGGCTATAAACAGTGCTAACTTTTCAGATAAACCTTTGTCAAGATCAAGCTGTGGCGGAAGAATTGCTGCGGATGAAGTACCTATTGAGCAGGAAGAGCCCTTTACAAAGATTAGTGTTGTCATGGAGAGAATTCTTCTGCGGAGAAGTTTGCAGCTACGTAACAGGCAACAAGAATGGCAGGTTTGTTTTTGTGTTTGTGATACATGCTAATCCTAGGTCCTACATGGTATGTAGGTCcctttattttgttattaagaTATTTATTTGTATAAGATATATTTCCTGCATTAGTATGTGTCACATTCTGTTTGTGGTGGGTGTCATTGTGTACTTGTGGTCATACTATTATTTTTGATGCTTCTCTTGCCTGCTTCTTTGGCTTTATTGTGGATTGCAAACATTTAGTTCCTAGTAACTTTGGAATGTGCAGAGAATATACCTCTGTGTGCATTTTCCTTAGTAAATGGTTCTATTTGCTCTTATGGTAGGCTTCTAGTTTTGTCCTTTGCAATTTGGAGCCAACTATAAGTGCATATTGAATCTTGGTGTGGCTTACCTCTTTCTTGGAAAAAGGACTAACAGGGCTtgcctctttctctttctgcTAAAGTTTGTGTTTCTCTTATGTATTTTATGGGCATGCATTTCCCATTCTTTTACTAATTGAATTGTCTGCCAATATCTAACTTCTATAGGAGTCTCCTGAAGGACTAAAGATGTTTGAATTTCGAAGAAGCCTGCCAGCATATAAATTGAGGGATGCTTTGCTAAGTGTCATCTCACAGAATCAggtgaaattttgatgttatCATAATTCACCTTTTGTTTCCTACTGttaccattttatttttaacatatACTCTGACAGAAAGGCTTTGTAGGTACTGATTCATTATAATGGTGATTGTTACATGTTGTAACCTACTAACCTTGAcatctaataaaaaataacaatgtGTCTGAAGCTCTGAACTGACATTTTGACCTATCAGGCATTTATTGTTCCTTCATCAAAGGGAAAGAatttataagaaacttttaCATAATTGAATGCCACATGTGAGTGATCATctactttctttttaattttgtaccACCATTTTGCTTAACCTTTTCTTCCAAAATATAGATGTAAAAATTGGTCAGATGTACCTTAGGATTTAGGAATAACCCTAAAGTGAAGAAGGCAAGGGGCTTTCTTTGAAAAACATTCATTCTATCATGGCCACCCATATTGTTTAACAAAGTTTTTACTGCTCAATATTCTATTGCTAGTTGTGCGTTCTTTTGTACATGATGAAAAGTTAGTGATTCTATGCATTCTAATTTTATAGGTGGTTGTTGTCTCTGGTGAAACTGGTTGTGGTAAAACCACACAACTTCCTCAGTACATATTAGAATCTGAGATAGAAGCTGCTCGTGGAGCTTCCTGTAGTATCATATGTACTCAGCCTAGAAGGATATCTGCTATGGCTGTTTCTGAAAGAGTTGCTGCAGAAAGAGGGGAGAAATTGGGAGAATCTGTTAGTTTCTGCAATTATGTCATTAATCGTATTTTTAAAGACTTTCATGTCAATTTATTTGAGTATTCTTGCAGATTGACATTAATTTGTTATATTATCTCTTGCAAGGTTGGTTATAAGGTACGCCTTGAGGGAATGAAAGGGAGAGACACCCGCCTTCTCTTTTGTACCACTGGCATTTTACTGAGGCGACTACTTGTTGACAGAGATTTGAGAGGTGTAAGTCATGTTATTGTTGATGAGATTCATGAGCGTGGAATGAATGAAGGTAAGTTTGGCATCTAGTTCCTGGTTTTATACTGCTATAGtgttatttttaagtgagacTAACCATTGGTTGCATACTTTCAGATTTTCTTCTTATTGTCTTGAAAGATCTCCTTCCTCGTAGGCCAGAGTTGAGGTTGATTTTGATGAGTGCAACCTTAAATGCAGAGCTCTTTTCTTCTTACTTTGGTGGTGCCCCGACAATCCATATTCCTGTAAGTTCTGCTATGCTGATTTGCATATTGTAACTAAGCATTAGGATGCGAGATTGGTGGTGGTGAGATCGTAGTGGTGGAAAGTGTTCGGTAAATACTACAGTGGAGTTGTGGTGGAAGTTTTGTGAGTgataaagatttaataactaattTTGTAGGTCCAGAATATTGTAATAGAAAGAATACAGATATAATAggaattaaataaaagtaatagtGATATAAGGGTCATCTAGacctaaatttcttttaatactTTTTGTAAATCATGTTGTAGTTATGTTATGATAGCAAGAATAAGGATATAATAGGgatcaaatataatttttttttgcagtgacaaagatttaataactaatCTTTGTTCCTCCACAATATtgtaataaaaagaataaggatataatagaaatgaaataaaagtaaTGGTGATATAAGGGTTGTCTAGacccaaatttttttaatattttttgtgaATCATGTTGCAATTATGTTATGATAGAAAGAATAAGGATATAAtaggaattaaatttaaataatagtGATATAAGGCTCATCTAGCCAAAATTTGTTGTGTTTGAGGCAGTAATGAGGTTTTAGCCTTTATTTGCTACTGAATTTTGGCCCAAAACTCAATATCCTGTGATGGGCGTTTGCCTCCGATTGCTCTTGGATTGGGACCAGATGCAAATGTGGCACAATTGCAGTGTTTGGGTTGCAAACACAACTCCAAAGAGCACTTTGTGCTCAGGGATGTTAAATGACAGatcattttttcctttaattaatcaataaacaATGTAACTCTTTTATCGGATTCTTTATTattactcttttttcttttatttctttttattggaAAACATTCTGTCAGTTTTATCCAAACTGGTTTTATATGGGGAGCAAGATGGACATCTGTTGTTTCATAGGGAGGTGGCTTTGCGGTTGAGGTAATTCAGGTTTATCTGTTTGTTGTGGAGAGAGTTATGCTTAGGGTCAATTTAGAAATAATTGAGAACTGGTATGCTGCTCTCTTTTTGAAGCTTAATGTACTAGATTTGGGGAAATTTTCTATTTCCTACCTTGTGTGAGTAATTTGATATAGGGAGAGGCTTTTCTTATAATGAGGTGGAGCCCCTGTTTCTAGGATTTAAGTCACATTCCTTCCCTATTTGCCTAATTGGCCTTAAGAGCTTGTTTCTTCTCATTTGCTTACTAGTTAAACTATTTAAGGAGATATGGCTTGTTGATGTTGGATTTCGGGCCTCccttttctattttgttgTTTCAGTATGAGTGGCTGGTTTTCCTCTTGCTGGCTTTGTTGTGTTTATTTAgtgaagttaaaaaaaaagaaacaaaaccatGATCTGATGAATGTTTGGTATTCTTCGCTAACCACATTTCTCTTTCCACATCTGACTCTTCTTTTTGtggtttattttgttttcaggGTTTTACATACCCTGTCCGAGAACATTTTCTGGAGAATATTCTAGAGGTGACTGGATACAGGTTGACTCCATATAATCAAATTGATGATTATGGTCAAGAAAAGATGTGGAAAATGCAGAAACAGGCCCAATCTCTCAGAAAGAGGAAGAGCCAGCTAACTTCTGCAGTTGAGgtattgaaaattttgcaaGATCATTTAGTGTTTGTTGCATGGTCTTGGTTATGAATATTATCTTTGACTGTAGGGTGCCTGTTTTTGGAAATTCATCTTTGCCCTTGAACTTGTGGACAGGATGCACTTGAAAGGGCCGACTTTAGGGGGTATAGTTTGCGGACTCGGGAGTCTTTATCTTGTTGGAATCCTGACTCAATTGGTTTCAATCTAATTGAGCATGTTCTTTGCCACATCATAAAGAAAGAGAGGCCTGGTGCTGTTTTGGTTTTCATGACTGGTTGGGATGACATAAACTCTCTAAAA
This window encodes:
- the LOC18604227 gene encoding LOW QUALITY PROTEIN: WAT1-related protein At3g18200 (The sequence of the model RefSeq protein was modified relative to this genomic sequence to represent the inferred CDS: inserted 1 base in 1 codon; substituted 1 base at 1 genomic stop codon) → MAEESIVSDKMKLLLALLALHSCFAGFHIVSRVALNIGVSKVVYPVYRNIIALLLLSPFAYFLEKKDRPPLTFPLLVQFFLLASLGVTANQGFYLLGLYYASPTFASAMQNSVPAITFVMASALRLEQINIAKRDGLAKVLGTIASVGGATIITLYKGPLLLHQSNTTQGHSMEEYMSSKNMQNWTWGCIYLLGHCLSWAGWXVFQAPVLKKYPAKLTLTSFTCFFGLTQFLVIAAFVETDFHHWKIQSKEELFTILYAGVVASGIVFSLQTWCIYKGGPVIVAIFQPXAIMAFMILGDQLFSGSVIGAVFIMVGLYLVLWGKTEEKNVAKDEDADTLKKHLLNDPESRDVEEGAAESNTA
- the LOC18604228 gene encoding T-complex protein 1 subunit delta, with amino-acid sequence MAAVTAAQPRSSKTESYVDNKRKEDIRQANINAARAVADAVRTSLGPKGMDKMISTANGEVIITNDGATILNKMEVLQPAAKMLVDLSKSQDAAAGDGTTTVVVIAGALLKQCLSLLSHGIHPTVISDSLHKASIKAVDVLTAMAVPLELSDRESLNKSASTSLNSKVVSQYSTLLAPLAVDSVLSVVDPEKPDLVDLRDIKIVKKLGGTVDDTELVKGLVFDKKASHAAGGPTRMENAKIAVIQFQISPPKTDIEQSIVVSDYTQMDRILKEERNYILGMIKKIKATGCNVLLIQKSILRDAVTDLSLHYLAKAKIMVVKDVERDEIEFITKTLNCLPISNIEHFRAEKLGHADLVEEVSLGDGKIVKVTEIKNMGRTTTVLVRGSNQLVIDEAERSLHDALCVVRCLVNKRFLIAGGGAPEIELSRQLGAWSKVLHGMEGYCVRSFAEALEVIPYTLAENAGLNPIAIVTELRNRHAQGEINAGINVRKGQITNILEENVVQPLLVSTSAITLATECVRMILKIDDIVNVR